The Etheostoma cragini isolate CJK2018 chromosome 10, CSU_Ecrag_1.0, whole genome shotgun sequence nucleotide sequence TCTATTTTTCAATTGTATTTAGTACCAAAttacattgttcttttttaagacaCTTCTTggaaattattacaaaatgatTCCGAAAGTAACACCAAACTGTAAAGTGTtgccaatatttaaaaaaagattcatcTATAAATGAATGTTCTTGTGGAGAAAAATACATATCAAAAGTCTGTaacttcattgttttttgtgaaacaaAACTTAAGTGGGATTTGCGTGACCTTTTCAACTTCATCTAACTGCAACATTTGACATCTCCCAGTTCCATACTACTTCGCTAACTGTATACGGTAAATACTCATCTAAAGTATGCACCATGCAGTGAGAATACACTGAATACGCATACTTTACAGTTTCAAATGAATACATTCCCCATGCAAAGGCTATCAAACTGCaactttgtgtctttgtttccaAACATtctaaaagtatttttgtgGGAGAGTAGTATGCAGCAAACTCAGAaataagattttgtttttattccacacAATGGTACTTTATTCTTATCACACACAATTTACTGAAACCTGCTTAGAATTAGCatgttgtatgtatttttacattttataccaCAAGGAGGCAGTGTGATaccaaatccttttttttaacctaccCTTTTTGTCACTGTTCCCATTGAGGACTGGGATTCCTGAGATATGGAATGTTTGAGAACACCCCGGGGTGCAGGAGCAAAAAGAgtagatggagagagaggtggaggatTAGAGTTCCGGGTGTATAAAAGCTTGAAGTTATCATGTTGTGACTCTCCTGTCTCCTCCATCACGTGGTTGCTTGTTAGGCTGAGTGAAGATATGGACCCCTCTGTGACACGAAAGACAAGACAACTGAGCTTCCAACTTCTAAAGAATATCATTGCAGTCCACTGACCACTGACAACATCTTACCTCTGTCAACTCAAATGtctgattaaaaacacaaaattatgtAGATTATGAAGTTGTTCTGACCTCTGTGTGCCTCTTTTCCATTACTTATTTGCTCAGTTTGTAGCCTCTCGTCTCTCCTCTCAGCTGACTGATGCTGTCTCTTCCTGTTGAGCTGGACTCTGCTGTTTAGCGCTAATTTGTCTAGAATATTTTCAggctgcaaaagaaaacagataacAAGGTGAACaatcaaaaatgaaagtaaaattccttagaaatgttttcactttggTTTAATTGTTTAGATTTAGTTCTAATTCTTAATCAAATAACTTCTGTTAAAATAGTAAATTATGCATTATTATTTAGATCTGACCTTTACAAGTAAAGGAGGTCTATAGGTATGTCCATGCTCCATTGGTTCTGACTGATCGGCCTCACTGTGAACCTCCTGTACTGAAGCTTGTTTTCCTTCAGAAACGTCCATGCTGACAGCTTGGAAGGCATCAGGAGATATTTGTGCCATACTGAAATCTAAATCTGATGATGCCTCAGTTTTCCCTAAGCTCCACTGGTTGTTCACACCTCCTTGTTGGTTCAAAATCAGATTTGATTGACCACTATCATGAGGATTTGGTGGGATTGTGAGCTCTGAtggtctctgattggctgagtaGGCTGATTGGTTGGGGTGTATGAACTTGGCCCACTGTTGACCAGTGACAATCTCCTCCAGCAAGCTAAACGAGCCCAGGCCAAATTCAAAGTCACTGCTCAATCTGGAACAAGAGAAACAACTCTGTGAGTACATCAAATGACCTCAGCCTTAAAATCAGGAATTAGAATCAAATCAAGTCAATTTCACTTAATTTGAATAAATCTCACTTACACCGTCATGCTGTAAATACGCACTTAAGCATGTGTATTTATAAATCATGCTCCAATTTTATGCATAACACTTTGCTTTACCTTATTTGCTGgtatatgttttgtatgtgtttattgtgtgtctttgttttatgttgaatacatttgtgtagttgttgtctgttttttggtGAATAGATTGACCAGTATGTTATGTTTAGGTTGTTTTATGATCAAACCAAACCACTCTGCTGCAGAGACTAGTCCCATCTACATTGTTCTCATGTTTTAGTAACATTTGCTAAAAGGTAGTGCCCAGCTGTTTGAGGGAATTGCTGGGActttaaaacacatgaaatatgtattttttacctGTTTAAACAAGAATTGTCTCGTGTTTTGAGTCAGTCCCATATGTACTTATAGTGCACCACAtgtgaaaatagtccccaacaaattcACTATTTTGtcctgtttgagtaacatttgcGGGGAAAGAACTATTGTGCCCAGCTGTTTGAGTAAATTACTaagcctttaaaaaatgaaattatacaCATGTAGATGtaagtgtacagtatatgtgtaatTTTTAAAGATATAATGTCTTCATTCTGAGCAAATGGGCTTGATGATGAGTACCACATTCAGTACAATAGGAAAGACAAACTGtatcaatagaaaaaaaaatatccagtCCTCTTGGCGTGTAAGTAAGCATTATCTGTTTGATGAGGTTTTCTTTTCAAGGCATTTATATTGTGtcatgcaattttttttaaatctcatgaGACTCATCGCACCACGAAAGTGAGACTGAAGATGGCCGATGACACATACTGTGAGTGACAGGGGTGTGTTTGGCAAGTCAGACAACAAATATGGCATTTAACTAATTTACTAGGTATGGTTGGGAACATCTCAGAAATACCTCACATAGTTTACTAGTCTTGCTTAAGGGCTGAGAGactattaaacaaaaacattaactgaCTGTAAGAACTTTAAGCCTGTGTGATGCTGACTTCAGTATTGCTTAGAGAGTATTTTTTAGCATAATTTGTGGAAAAATTACCTTGTCTTTTCTTCATTAGTGGCatcttctgtgtgtgtaggagggGCAATACTGCGATCCCAGCTCCGGACTGAAGGGAGGATCCCTTCTTCCTCtttatttggtgttttgatgAGATGTCCTGCTGTCAATAACTGTTTTTGAGAGAAAATCAGTAAAATTGGAGtttcatgtttcatttcatacttttgaattttaacaaaagaaaattaaatcgcaacataaaagtttaaataaaatactacTCACTTCAGCTCCTTGCTCACTCTCATTAACCATTGCTCTCActccttcttcttttccctttttgccAAAACTACCAGGCCTGTCCTTCCATCTCTCCTTGATTTTCTGAGTCcatctctttgttttattatcagaTGGTCGATGCTTTCTTCTAGAGCTGCTGCTTGTTGGGACACTCTGCGTGTCTTTACTTTGTGCTGAAGCTCCAAAGCCTCTATTTTCCATATGCAACACTTCATTCCATTGACTTCCTGTGTCAACATTAGTGGGCTTCAAGGACCACTTGCAGACTTGTGGGTCCTGATTCTGTCCCATGCTTGTGACAGCatctttattgctcaggatgtGTTTTGTCACTGCAGAACTGCCCAAACTCACCCTATCAGTCCTCTCTAAGGAAGTGATATCAGCATCCTTAAGTGATTCAGCAGGAAACAGCTGCCCTCTTCCTGTTGGGGTGATCCCAGGCTGTGTGGCCTGTCCTAACACCCTGTCTTCCCCCGTGTCACCAtcaatgttgtctttctgtgaGGGGAAGGAAACAAGATCCCTATCCACTTCACAGCCACCTGGTTGCTGTATTTTCCCACCTTTGAGGCCAAAGTTACTGTCCGCAGCAGAGGTCCCAAACCCGTTTGAGGGGATACCATTACTACCAAAGTCAAAGCC carries:
- the zgc:113229 gene encoding uncharacterized protein zgc:113229 isoform X2 — protein: MDGFGQYCKMSQSHNPKDTQALLQSMLQRLKLQPGKESQTYLHTPVPTTTASTWRQDGERAATNIQKVNSSPVKGFDFGSNGIPSNGFGTSAADSNFGLKGGKIQQPGGCEVDRDLVSFPSQKDNIDGDTGEDRVLGQATQPGITPTGRGQLFPAESLKDADITSLERTDRVSLGSSAVTKHILSNKDAVTSMGQNQDPQVCKWSLKPTNVDTGSQWNEVLHMENRGFGASAQSKDTQSVPTSSSSRRKHRPSDNKTKRWTQKIKERWKDRPGSFGKKGKEEGVRAMVNESEQGAEIFSQKQLLTAGHLIKTPNKEEEGILPSVRSWDRSIAPPTHTEDATNEEKTRLSSDFEFGLGSFSLLEEIVTGQQWAKFIHPNQSAYSANQRPSELTIPPNPHDSGQSNLILNQQGGVNNQWSLGKTEASSDLDFSMAQISPDAFQAVSMDVSEGKQASVQEVHSEADQSEPMEHGHTYRPPLLVKPENILDKLALNSRVQLNRKRQHQSAERRDERLQTEQISNGKEAHREGSISSLSLTSNHVMEETGESQHDNFKLLYTRNSNPPPLSPSTLFAPAPRGVLKHSISQESQSSMGTVTKRRRVEVNRRVRFSEEVVAITPPELDPDATDSEEDSGAEEDSVIEQECEQEEEEEEEQEGTKRVEAPTRRPALPAWILALKRWNTGKKDKQGL
- the zgc:113229 gene encoding uncharacterized protein zgc:113229 isoform X1, giving the protein MDGFGQYCKMSQSHNPKDTQALLQSMLQRLKLQPGKESQTYLHTPVPTTTASTWRQDGERAATNIQKVNSSPVKGFDFGSNGIPSNGFGTSAADSNFGLKGGKIQQPGGCEVDRDLVSFPSQKDNIDGDTGEDRVLGQATQPGITPTGRGQLFPAESLKDADITSLERTDRVSLGSSAVTKHILSNKDAVTSMGQNQDPQVCKWSLKPTNVDTGSQWNEVLHMENRGFGASAQSKDTQSVPTSSSSRRKHRPSDNKTKRWTQKIKERWKDRPGSFGKKGKEEGVRAMVNESEQGAEIFSQKQLLTAGHLIKTPNKEEEGILPSVRSWDRSIAPPTHTEDATNEEKTRLSSDFEFGLGSFSLLEEIVTGQQWAKFIHPNQSAYSANQRPSELTIPPNPHDSGQSNLILNQQGGVNNQWSLGKTEASSDLDFSMAQISPDAFQAVSMDVSEGKQASVQEVHSEADQSEPMEHGHTYRPPLLVKQPENILDKLALNSRVQLNRKRQHQSAERRDERLQTEQISNGKEAHREGSISSLSLTSNHVMEETGESQHDNFKLLYTRNSNPPPLSPSTLFAPAPRGVLKHSISQESQSSMGTVTKRRRVEVNRRVRFSEEVVAITPPELDPDATDSEEDSGAEEDSVIEQECEQEEEEEEEQEGTKRVEAPTRRPALPAWILALKRWNTGKKDKQGL